The sequence ATCCAGGCCCCGGCGGCCGGTGCGTACGGCCGGGGCCGCACGCTGTGGCTGCTGGACGCGGCGGCGGCCTCCCGCCTCCCCCGCGCCCTGTACCCGCCGGCCTCCGCCTGACCGGCTGTCAGCGGGGTTGCCCTCGGGCCCGGTTCGTCCTTCGGGGCGGGCCGGGCCCGGCGCGTTTCCGGGGCCGGTCCGTGAAAGGCTCGGCCCATGCATATCGGAACCGTGGTGATGGGCGCGTCGGACGTGGCGCGGGCGGCGGCCTTCTGGAAGGCGGCACTGGGGTACGTGGAGCGGGAGCCGGCCACGGAGGACTGGGTGGTCCTGGTCCCCGCCGAGGGGCCGGGCGTCGGGCTCTCGCTGGGCCGCAGCGACTCCCCGGTGCAGGAGGTGCCCCGGGTCCACCTCGACCTGTACACGGAGGACCAGGACGCCGAGGTGGCCCGGCTGCTCGCGCTGGGCGCGACGGAGACCGACTGGAAGCTGTATCCCGAGGACCCGGATTTCGTGGTGCTGGCGGACCCGGAGGGCAACCGCTTCTGCGTCATCGACACGACGCACGGCTGAGGGGCCCCGCCGTTCCGGAGGGGCCCCTCGGGCGGGACTCAGCGCCCGCGCAGCTCGCGGTACTTGGAGGCGAGCGCGGCGGTCGAGCTGTCCAGCTGCTCGCCGCCCTCGCCCTTCGTCAGGACAGGCTCGATCTTCTTGGCGAGGACCTTGCCGAGCTCGACGCCCCACTGGTCGAAGGAGTCGATGTTCCAGATCGCGCCCTGGACGAAGACCTTGTGCTCGTACAGCGCGATCAGCTGGCCGAGCACGGACGGGGTGAGCCGGTCGGCGAGGATCGTCGTCGTCGGGTGGTCGCCCCGGAACGTCTTGTGCGCCACCAGCTCCTCGGGGACGCCCTCGGCGCGCACCTCGTCCGGCGTCTTGCCGAAGGCGAGGGCCTGGGTCTGGGCGAAGAAGTTGGCCATCAGCAGGTCGTGCTGGGCGACCAGGCCGGGCAGCAGGTCGTCGACCGGCTGCGCGAAGCCGATGAAGTCGGCCGGGATCACCTTCGTGCCCTGGTGGATCAGCTGGTAGTAGGCGTGCTGTCCGTTGGTGCCCGGGGTGCCCCAGACGACCGGGCCGGTCTGCCAGTCGACCGGATTGCCGTCCCGGTCCACGGACTTGCCGTTGGACTCCATATCCAGTTGCTGGAGGTACGCGGTGAACTTGGACAGATAGTGGCTGTACGGCAGCACGGCGTGCGACTGGGCGTCGAAGAACGCGCCGTACCAGACGCCCAGCAGGCCGAGCAGCAGCGGGGCGTTCTCCTCGGCGGGGGCGGTTCGGAAGTGCTCGTCGACGAGGTGGAAGCCGTCGAGCATCTCGCGGAACCGGTCCGGGCCGATGGCGATCATCAGCGAGAGGCCGATGGCGGAGTCGTACGAGTAGCGGCCGCCGACCCAGTCCCAGAACTCGAACATGTTGTCGGTGTCGATGCCGAAGTCCGCGACCTTGCCGGCGTTCGTCGAGAGGGCCACGAAGTGCTTGGCGACGGCGTCCTGACCGGCCCTCAGCCCGGTGAGCAGCCAGTCGCGGGCGGAGGTGGCGTTGGTGATCGTCTCGATCGTGGTGAAGGTCTTCGACGCGATGATGAACAGCGTCTCGGCCGGGTCCAGGTCGTGGACGGCCTCGTGCAGGTCGGCGCCGTCCACATTGGAGACGAACCGGAAGGTGAGCGAGCGGTCCGTGAAGGAGCGCAGCACCTCGTAGGCCATGGCGGGGCCGAGGTCGGAGCCGCCGATGCCGATGTTGACGATGTTCTTGATCGGCTTGCCGGTGTGGCCGGTCCACTCCCCCGACCTGACCCGGTCGGAGAAGGCCGCCATCTTGTCGAGCACCGCGTGCACGGCCGGCACCACG is a genomic window of Streptomyces sp. NBC_00708 containing:
- a CDS encoding VOC family protein produces the protein MHIGTVVMGASDVARAAAFWKAALGYVEREPATEDWVVLVPAEGPGVGLSLGRSDSPVQEVPRVHLDLYTEDQDAEVARLLALGATETDWKLYPEDPDFVVLADPEGNRFCVIDTTHG
- the pgi gene encoding glucose-6-phosphate isomerase, which translates into the protein MNATSRTRLNQTPEWAALGKHREQLGSAHLRRLFADDPARGTGYTLRVGDLYLDYSKHLVTDETLGLLRELAVATDVAGLRDAMFRGEKINTTEDRAVLHTALRAPRDAVIEVDGENVVPAVHAVLDKMAAFSDRVRSGEWTGHTGKPIKNIVNIGIGGSDLGPAMAYEVLRSFTDRSLTFRFVSNVDGADLHEAVHDLDPAETLFIIASKTFTTIETITNATSARDWLLTGLRAGQDAVAKHFVALSTNAGKVADFGIDTDNMFEFWDWVGGRYSYDSAIGLSLMIAIGPDRFREMLDGFHLVDEHFRTAPAEENAPLLLGLLGVWYGAFFDAQSHAVLPYSHYLSKFTAYLQQLDMESNGKSVDRDGNPVDWQTGPVVWGTPGTNGQHAYYQLIHQGTKVIPADFIGFAQPVDDLLPGLVAQHDLLMANFFAQTQALAFGKTPDEVRAEGVPEELVAHKTFRGDHPTTTILADRLTPSVLGQLIALYEHKVFVQGAIWNIDSFDQWGVELGKVLAKKIEPVLTKGEGGEQLDSSTAALASKYRELRGR